The Triticum aestivum cultivar Chinese Spring chromosome 7B, IWGSC CS RefSeq v2.1, whole genome shotgun sequence genome window below encodes:
- the LOC123155879 gene encoding MMS19 nucleotide excision repair protein homolog: MAKVPAGEWVPHVEAFVDVSRSPAQHSAGVDALAALVNKDKLTLFDLVSKMDMYLTTTDHIVRSRGILLLGQIMSHISFKRLDVNAMTTLSDFFISRLSDWQALRGALVGCLALLHRKSSVGTIMVADVKRLVEAFIADVQVQSLAAADRKMCFEIFSWILDHYPEAVKTMDDELLYWICQSIDEEKDPECLKLSFHVVEVVMKLFPDPSGFADQFASDLFEILSKYFPVYFTHGAGDNLGVTRDELSRALMHTFCASPYFEPFAIPLLLDKLSSSLPLAKLDSLKYLDNCIHCYGADRMVTHASAIWFKLKEVLFSLSSDQLVSSGSPKDAENKKNQIISEAERCLKTAVTYIHSSDRDIFINLILLDEDIVNNIHSVTTEEKSVGSSLQALGSVVSILAGSSTYLCTRVFQAHFKRLVDILGNSAGFDSQHLSIANGSSPAAINYGALYLSVQMLSSCRAVAVASREGVPAEESWWLILEEKLDQIIHLFGKLLTIDSQPTQSAVRKECVLFAVKGLLILATIPEQCSLPLENAYEDILLMLTLVITSKYENAHLWRLSLKTLTSIGSSAVELHASKREMVYSRIVVDKIICLAESCDASMPLNLRLEACFEVGTASVNYMLRVARSLEETVITNISQVNGSIECADYVTCLIDCYSSRLLPWFFTSGGLNELALSFALRLWDEIGDLVTLDRIRSQGLLDSLMMGMKLLVGVCTEEQQLLIVQKACGIVSSMLSLPVNALTHHLLSVDDLVPAHSVQDIALVCMLSSVIVGLRPQTPVPEMMMMINLFSVFLLNGHIPAAHALASIFNKYLQNSEFSHEIKLDKILDVILGGCFSIVLPSSNLKMSRSSAATSDNADFSDSLPGSIGSKIDILCGLAWIGKGLLMRGDEKVKEISMFLLKCLSSDASLATAAADAFHVMMGDSEVCLNKKFHARIKFLYKQRFFSILMPIFLSKIKETSELTTKLVIYRAFGHIISNAPVSAVITEAHQILLVMVDILAKLSMDNQDKDLVYSLLLVLSGMLMDEKGKECIVENIRIIISVLAQLVSYPHMMVVRETALQCFVAMSSFPHSKVYRMRPQVLQAAIKALDDKKRAVRLEAVRCRQTWQSSFA, encoded by the exons ATGGCGAAGGTCCCTGCCGGCGAGTGGGTCCCCCACGTTGAGGCCTTCGTCGACGTCTCCCGCTCCCCCGCCCAGCAC TCTGCGGGTGTGGATGCTCTTGCAGCCTTGGTCAACAAGGACAAGCTGACGCTCTTCGATTTG GTGTCTAAGATGGACATGTATTTGACGACGACAGACCACATTGTTAGATCAAGAG GAATACTGCTTCTGGGGCAAATCATGTCTCACATTTCATTTAAACGGTTAGATGTCAATGCCATGACAACATTGTCAGACTTCTTTATATCAAGATTG TCAGATTGGCAAGCACTGCGGGGAGCTCTTGTTGGATGCTTGGCTCTATTGCACAGAAAATCATCTGTTGGCACTATTATGGTTGCTGATGTCAAAAGACTAGTCGAGGCTTTCATAGCGGATGTTCAAGTACAGTCACTTGCAGCTGCTGACCGCAAG ATGTGCTTTGAAATTTTTAGCTGGATACTTGATCACTACCCAGAAGCTGTCAAGACAATG GATGATGAATTGCTATACTGGATCTGTCAATCAATCGATGAAGAAAAAGACCCAGAGTGCTTGAAGCTTTCTTTTCATGTGGTGGAAGTTGTCATGAAGCTGTTTCCAGACCCATCTGGTTTCGCAGACCAATTTGCAAGTGACCTTTTTGAGATTCTGAGCAAATATTTTCCTGTTTACTTCACACAT GGAGCCGGTGATAATTTAGGAGTTACAAGAGACGAACTTTCTAGGGCATTGATG CATACCTTTTGTGCAAGTCCGTATTTTGAGCCCTTTGCCATCCCATTGCTTCTAGATAAACTTTCTTCCTCTCTTCCATTAGCAAAG CTTGATTCCTTAAAATATTTGGACAATTGCATTCACTGCTATGGAGCTGATAGAATGGTTACACATGCATCAGCTATTTGGTTTAAGTTGAAAGAAGTGCTTTTTAGCCTTTCTTCAGATCAACTTGTATCATCAGGGTCACCTAAAGATGCAGAGAataagaagaatcaaataatatcaGAAGCTGAACGTTGCTTGAAGACTGCTGTTACATATATACATTCTTCGGATAGAGATATTTTCATcaatttgatcttgttggatgagGATATTGTGAATAACATCCATTCTGTAACAACTGAAGAGAAGTCTGTCGGTAGTTCACTGCAAGCCCTTGGAAGTGTCGTTTCTATTCTTGCTGGGTCATCTACATATTTGTGCACCAGAGTTTTTCAAGCACATTTTAAACGCTTGGTGGATATTTTGGGAAACTCAGCTGGTTTTGATTCTCAACACCTGAGCATCGCCAATGGATCATCTCCTGCTGCTATTAACTATGGAGCTCTCTATTTATCTGTTCAAATGCTTTCATCCTGCCGAGCAGTCGCTGTGGCATCTCGAGAAGGCGTCCCAGCAGAGGAGTCCTGGTGGCTTATCTTAGAGGAAAAGTTGGATCAAATTATCCATCTTTTCGGAAAATTGCTGACTATTGATTCTCAGCCTACCCAGTCAGCGGTCAGAAAAGAATGTGTTTTGTTCGCTG TGAAAGGTTTGCTGATACTTGCAACTATCCCGGAACAATGTTCACTTCCACTCGAAAATGCTTATGAGGATATTTTGCTGATGCTTACCTTAGTAATTACAAGCAAGTATGAAAATGCACATTTGTGGAGATTATCATTGAAAACATTGACTAGCATTGGCTCATCTGCTGTGGAATTACATGCTTCTAAAAGAGAAATGGTTTACAGTAGAATTGTTGTTGACAAGATTATTTGTTTGGCTGAATCTTGTGATGCATCGATGCCTCTGAATCTAAGACTTGAAGCATGTTTTGAAGTTGGCACCGCTAGTGTGAACTATATGTTGAGGGTTGCCAGATCACTTGAAGAAACTGTCATCACAAATATCTCTCAG GTTAATGGAAGTATAGAATGTGCGGACTATGTAACCTGTCTGATTGATTGTTACTCTAGTCGTCTCCTTCCTTG GTTCTTTACTTCCGGTGGTCTCAATGAACTTGCTTTGAGCTTTGCTCTGCGTCTCTGGGATGAGATTGGGGACTTGGTTACTCTGGATCGAATCAGATCACAG GGTCTTCTTGACTCACTAATGATGGGAATGAAGTTATTAGTCGGAGTCTGCACAGAGGAACAACAGTTGTTGATTGTTCAGAAAGCATGCGGTATAGTATCATCGATGCTGTCTCTCCCAGTGAATGCATTGACACACCATCTTTTGTCTGTTGACGATTTAGTTCCTGCACACTCTGTTCAAGATATAGCTCTTGTGTGTATGCTTTCATCAGTCATAGTTGGTCTTCGGCCTCAAACACCTGTACCagaaatgatgatgatgattaacCTCTTTTCAGTCTTTCTACTGAATGGGCATATACCAGCTGCTCATGCATTAGCTTCTATTTTCAATAAATATCTACAGAATTCAGAGTTCTCACACGAGATTAAACTGGATAAAATACTTGATGTTATTCTTGGGGGATGTTTCTCAATTGTATTACCCAGCAGCAATTTGAAGATGTCTCGCTCTTCTGCTGCCACTTCGGATAATGCTGACTTCTCAGACAGCTTGCCTGGAAGCATAGgttcaaagattgatatattatgTGGCTTGGCATGGATTGGCAAAGGATTGCTTATGAGAGGAGATGAGAAAGTGAAGGAAATTTCAATGTTTCTTCTTAAATGCCTCTCATCAGATGCTTCTCTAGCAACAGCTGCAGCTGATGCATTCCATGTGATGATGGGTGATTCAGAAGTCTGCCTAAATAAAAAGTTCCATGCAAGAATAAAGTTTTTGTATAAGCAGCGTTTTTTCTCAATACTGATGCCAATTTTTCTCTCTAAAATTAAGGAGACCTCAGAGCTGACAACAAA ATTGGTGATATATCGAGCATTCGGACATATTATTTCCAATGCTCCAGTGTCAGCAGTTATAACAGAAGCCCATCAG ATTTTGCTCGTGATGGTTGATATCTTAGCCAAATTGAGCATGGATAATCAGGATAAAGATCTAGTGTATAGTTTGTTGCTTGTTTTATCTGGAATGCTGATGGATGAAAAAG GCAAAGAATGCATTGTGGAAAATATCCGCATCATTATCAGTGTACTTGCACAACTTGTTTCCTATCCTCACATGATG GTTGTTCGGGAGACTGCCTTGCAATGTTTTGTTGCCATGTCTAGTTTTCCCCACTCAAAAGTTTATCGCATGCGGCCACAG GTCCTACAAGCAGCAATCAAGGCTCTTGATGATAAGAAAAGGGCTGTTCGCCTAGAGGCTGTTCGATGTCGACAAACATG GCAATCATCATTTGCTTAA